Genomic DNA from Triticum dicoccoides isolate Atlit2015 ecotype Zavitan chromosome 4B, WEW_v2.0, whole genome shotgun sequence:
ACTGGACCCGGCGAAGCTGCTCGAGGCCATGCAGGCTGACGTCGATGCCGGCCTCGTGCCAACGTACGTTTGCGCCACGGTGGGCACCACATCTTCCAATGCTGTCGACCCGGTGGGGGCCGTCGCCGACATTGCTGCATCCTTTGGTGCTTGGGTCCACGTCGACGCCGCCTATGCTGGCAGCGCCTGCATCTGCCCGGAGTTCCGCCACCACCTCGATGGTGTCGAGTGCGTGGACTCCATCAGCGTCAGTCCgcacaagtggcttctcacctgccTCGACTGCACCTGCCTCTATGTCCGTGACGCCCACCGCCTAAGCGACTCCATGGAGACAAACCCGGAGTACCTCAAGAACGATGCTACCGACTCCGACGAGGTCACTGATCTCAAGGACATGCAGGTCGGCTTGGGCCGACGATTTCGTGGGCTCAAGCTGTGGATGGTCATGCGCACCTATGGCACcgccaagcttcaagagcacatTCGCAGCGATGTAAGCATGGCCAAGTTGTTCGAAGGTCTCATCCGCACCGACAACCGGTTCGAGGTCGTCGTGCCTAGAAACTTTGCCATGGTGTGCTTCAGGATCAAGGCTAGTGGAGCCATAACAGAGGAGGCCGCAGATGAGGCCAATCGTGTGCTCATGAAGAATTTGAACAAGACTGGCAAAGTCTACTTTGCGCACACTGTGCTCAGCAACAGGATCTTGCTCCGGTTTGCGGTGGGGTCGTCGCTTCAAGAGGAGAGACACGTGAGGAGTGCATGGGAGCTCATCAAGAGGACGACCAATGACTTGAGGATGGATTAAGTGTGTGCATTCATAGAGAATTTGAACCCAAAAAATGAAATAAACACACGACTATTTATATGCTCGACAATTGTAATACAGGGAGATCCATATTACAACCTCACATACAAAACCGTCTACTTTACAACCTCACATACAAAACCAAACAAAAATCAACCTTTCTCAAGTCAAAACCGGTTTATCCCTGTTTTACTGGTTTTGACCAGTCAAATGCCTAGTCAGCATCTTAGTCACCCGCCACGTCACACACCCGAAATATGAAAGTCACCCCGCCACATAGGTATCCTCGTAAACTAGATGGTTTCGAAGTTCGGGATTGTTCTTAAACTTTTTTGACAATTCAGGGTTGTAATATGTGCTTCTCTCTTTGTAACACGAAAAGGAACTGAATCGGGCGGCCAATCAAGTCTCATGCATGTCCACGCATATGCACGCCTTATATTCAAGGCATATGCACCGCTCGCGACGCCTTATTCCCTCCCAATCTTCTGCATCTCCTCATTTCTGTCTCTTCCAACATCGACGCAGCTTTCCTTCTCGTGCCCCTCTCCTTCCAGTCACCTCTACCACAAGGTTTTTGACCCGGCTCATAACAATGCCTCAACGAGGTTAGTCGCTCCAGCACCCTTTCATCCTCCCGTCCGGCGTCGTTCCGTAGCAGAGAAGTGCTCCAGAGGCAACCCAATTCGGTGGTGGTTTGTGTTCTCTAGCTCAAGGACCCGATTCggcaaagtttgacttgacacaaatctaatacgccaagtgtcgtggttttgtcacggcagatgtccttagtgtgaggacttagtcgcgaggccaacgcatctatgtggtagcttgagaggggttgagcggaatcgagagacgcaacacaagacagggatttagacagcttcgggccccgggaaacatcatccggtaaaaaccctacatgctgtttgaggctaggtctcattatcatcacgaaggagtcgccgtaaaccggctctcctctttgtgtctagccctagagattattgattgttgtccgtccctctttggggagccctgcccctccttatatatgttgaaggggcgagttacatgtggagtcctattaggattaggactagtctatctctaatataaACCGGATACAAGTGTTGGTCTCAACTCCTTGTAAGGCAAATATTCCTTTCCTTTTGAACCGGCCCACAatggttgaaccggccttcatgaaccgccagacaggccgccgggtcttgttgctcctctggcccgcctgccggattaccaatgaactataaaccgtctggtctgtgcaggccgccggtgaatcgccaagtccggccggattatccttccggccggtttacaccgcggggtatatccccgacattagcccccagtttaatttggattcatccatgttaaactgatctgcaacataaacacaagaacaaattcgtcgggttgtgctccggtttaaatactcttgtaaaccggcacttgatcatccttaaatccttgtcacctCCTTCTAGAAAGTCCGGGttaataaccagcttcatactcaaattgctgatgttggcttcttatagaaaaaataatgtgaagaataatccacttgaatcggcttccaaggcgccggttttaagaaatattggtcttgacatactcatctgatattcagccggtttgaagatgtaaaatttgccggattaatattaccaaaattgccggATTGTAAATATGGATGGCACCAAGTCATAATTGTCACCAACTCCAGGTCATAATTATTGCTCAAAACTGAGCATTTGAAGATTTttttcccttatatccatattacctgtagcccccaagtcttgaatagaacaaagtgatgatttgagacttgttttcatataattactgccaatttgaagaaatccatgttgttcatcccagtcacttagtaaaactgaacattccatattatgtagcccccaagtgccgggttgttatgcttgcagcaacctgggacttgtaatttcctgatgctcataaagacttcaaccagtgtagcccccaagggccgggttattatgcaataatgagcatggactttgatagatacttcaatgaaaataacatcatatgatgtaacccccatcatggggcttgaattcacgtccacaaggttaagagccttttgCTTTAcctactgagcagtggacccttcaatataaaaaagctttgtaccttgaattgtttaacaggagcaattggtagcccccaagggccggctcattataatgtgatgagtcgggccttcaataagatgaacaaagaatgtctttgcattagcccccaagtgtcatggtgcatgcttgcagcgacatgagacttgcatataacatcaatttgaataatgtagcccccaagtgccgggtcgtaagcctgcagcgactcgggactattccttcaattgtagaataaatcatatccgttGATAAAATAATATCtagtgcgctaaagcgactttgaaaacctcaataatatcggttattaataaccataataaaaatccagccatgttggctattcaagataatataatccggtatgaaaaccatattcattcaatatcataatgaaaattcagccaagtttggctatttgaataatataacccaatcatttatacgcgcatgattccaatggcgcaatccaaatatatactggcgacgtatagtccaaagccaggccggtttaataaactccggataatttttcatcatactggcgacacatagtcgaaagccaggccagTTTAAGAAACGtcagtgatttataatcatgctttattcaacttgtttctgcatacaacaagtttaaagtgtcctggcggtttaccgccggacgggtcataatgcccaacatataacctgggtttataaccaaggttgcacttaagaataatcaaatatgaaatatatcatacctgtgatattgaatcacattgctggttttaccaactttttgtagtaagagtgataaccccaatcttgagtaatgataactcctttcatactgtgccggttgatgataaaccgtaccgggttgtgataaacaccggtttaaccatatataatactggcgactcatagtcaaaccagaccgggctgatagtcttcggattataacttgatcctgtattgacaacttgtaattgaaaatcAAGCCGGGTTGATGaacgccggtttactccataataggatggtaatagaaaaccaaaccgggcagatagtctccggattaagatttgaccgtgttccgccaatttgtaattgacagtttgaactGGTTTAACAAtgccggtttaaaaaacgcaacaaaaatcaaataacagttatgaaaaaaatatggaaacgaaggcaatgataaaaaccatttgcaaaaatatgctatactgagctgatcagatggtattaccatggtcggacaggatcaaggcccccaataggagtgacaatgattcaagtcagccaggtccccaaatgattcgtggcatatatgccagatcaagaggcgtggcaatggttcgggttcgaccatgcccccaagtgattttgtggccttaggccgaccaagaggcgtgactggttcagacttgaccatgtccccaaatgatctggtggctgtcgcctatcaaagggtgttcgttggttcggacacgaccaaggcccccagtgatatataaaaacaaatgtcaaggggtaaaccggaggccgctttaaacagaaccacttcgtgtaacctcgcatgatgagaaagacagagaccccgctttatgaagcagaagcccccatgtgatcaataatatgttaggccaataaggcaggatacccatgtttgaaccgcgcatcatggcagcaggtcctcttcggtaatttttaacttttttgcaagagatgaattcttcttgaaccgggatcttgaaccggatatggagagcttcaaagctttgcgggagacatctttcccttgaaccggattttaaaccggaatcttcattttcagccagaaattttctgacgtccttcgaataacagtagcctccgggaccgggttatctttccctccattgtCTTGGGGTTTTTaactttgctgaaactggcaagacttgttgcgtcatatcatcgtagcccccgagtctcaaggtgactcgaagagttggcttgagattcttcatatttgaccgtcatataaaccggcataagttgTATATCATCGGTGTTGATAgcccgatgtgaatccacagaagattgaggtgactgcggcggtttataaatgatcccgtatgaaccgtgtcagcaactcggccaatagctccttccaactggcgatttgaatttAACCAAAATTGTATTGGTggtgacttgtgcgcctgcccattgaaccatccagtgaagACGGCagttgataatatatgataatttgcctccaatttgttggaagagaaaATCGGGCTTcctaagtagtgacttgctcatactcaaatgAACAGCTCACGCAGACAGGCGCGGCCAGGTGTgacgatgtagaccaggccgcgagagacggacagtaaagacgaccgcaacatcagaggccgcacagacagatgagtcggtcgcggcgttgtaaaccggggcggacgggcaagttgtcctccttgttgtaaaccggcgtggtcgcgagagacggccacggcgttgtaagccggcgcgggagtccgttgagtaacgacgaccacctgtgccaaaagatgttggcatgCCTCCATCCCCGCGGCATAATATcaatttttgtcataaataattgccctgcataaacaatattgcagaccaagcacAGATAAATTTGTTCTTTGACAGAAAACAATGTACGCTAATAAACTTTAAGCAGATAGATATCACCTGATTGTCCGGACGATGAATGATCTGTTCCACAAATCAATTTCCAGTACTTGCAATAGGCATTTATCTACTCTCTCCTGCCTTCGCAAATGCTGATCGGTTACTCATCCCATCCACTCAATATGGCCCCCGCAGCTCAAGACGGCAGCGGCGGTTCAACATGGCTCCGGCGGTTTAACGCAGCGCGGTGGCTCAATAGCCAGAGGAGATTGTGGTGACGGGCGGCTCAGCAAGGCCGGCGGATTCGGCATTGAGCAACTTTGTCGAGGGCGAGGCCGTCCGTTTGTAGCGGATCAAGAAAACGGCTCTAGACGCGGCTATTGACCAGACGACAGGGCGGACGGTGGCTCCGCCGCTTGGAAACGTGGCTGCAGATAGCAATTGAAGACTGAATGTAATTGAATCTTTAGGTGCACCATGccatcttcttttctttttctttctttaggTGCATGTGCTCAAAATCAATCGGCCCTCGCTCCTTGTGCAAATACTATTGGTGCTTGGAATTTCACGTGGACTAGCCTTCAGCTAGTATTATAGAGTACTAGTAAACTGCTCTACATCCGTATCCGCATCAGCGACTGTACGCTTTGCAATAACTCTGATTGTTTAAACGCCGGTTGATGCACAGTTCTCTCAGATCCTTCTTTGAATGATGGAGTAACAGAATCAGCAGGTGGTCCAGTGGCGGGAGCGGAGGATGAGCCTGTTGCGGCGACATTGGCAGACTGCGGCCCCCGGACGACGGCTGCTCGCGGGCTGGGACGAAGGTGAGAGCGGTTCGACTTGGCCATGGCTGAAACGAAGCACCCCGGCGACTCGACGAAGGACTGTAGTGGTTCATCGAAGTGGTCGGCGTGGGCGGCGAGCCGGCGAGCGTCTTTAGCACGGAGGCTGCGGATAGCCAGCGCGGGTGGCCCAGAGTAGTAGAGATGAAGCCCCGTGGCTTGAGCACGAGGCGAAGCGGTTTAACGCGGAAGCGAGGGTCGCAACACGGTCAGATGCCGAGGCCCGACGGCGACTTGAAGAGACAGCGATTTAGCGACTTGAGACCAAGACGGAGGAGGCGAGTCCGAGCGGGAGGCGGCTTGACGGCGGCCGGGCGCGGCGCGAAGCGACGCGCAGGTCATGGAAGGAGCACGCGGGCGGCCCGAGCTTGCGAGCCGGCGACTCGCGGGGCGG
This window encodes:
- the LOC119294339 gene encoding tryptophan decarboxylase 1-like — encoded protein: MGSSNTTNPTVFSGIAAADDVKEPFRPLKPEDVRSYLHEAVDFICDYYTTVESMPVLPDVKPGYLQHEFMASPPTYPAPLHVTMKELKASIIPGMTHWASPNFFAFFPATNSAAAIAGDLIASAMNTVGFTWQAAPAATELEVLALNWLAHLLHLPATFMSHTATGDRGTGGAVILGTTSEAMLVTLVAARDAALRRSGSVRVFGTSGLVVYAGDQTHSTFFKACRLAGFDPANIRSIPAGPETHYALDPAKLLEAMQADVDAGLVPTYVCATVGTTSSNAVDPVGAVADIAASFGAWVHVDAAYAGSACICPEFRHHLDGVECVDSISVSPHKWLLTCLDCTCLYVRDAHRLSDSMETNPEYLKNDATDSDEVTDLKDMQVGLGRRFRGLKLWMVMRTYGTAKLQEHIRSDVSMAKLFEGLIRTDNRFEVVVPRNFAMVCFRIKASGAITEEAADEANRVLMKNLNKTGKVYFAHTVLSNRILLRFAVGSSLQEERHVRSAWELIKRTTNDLRMD